TCTTTAACAATTGCTGCATTTAATAGTGTTATTCCTTTCGGTGGCGCTATCGTTGCAATCGGTATTCTATTATTTGCTTTCTCTACAATATTAGGTTGGTCCTTCTACGGAGAAAAAGCTATGGAATATTTATTTGGACTAGGTGCTGTTAAGTTCTACAGAATGCTTTGGGTACCACTAGTATTCATTGGTTGTATCTCTAGCTTAGACCTTGTTTGGGGTATTGCAGATACATTGAACGGATTAATGATGATTCCAAACTTAGTCGGTTTATTAGCATTAAGTGGTGTTGTAATCAAGCTAACAAAAGAGTATTTCTCTGGTAAAGCAACCAGTAAATAGTTTTTAAATTAATTAAGTATAAATAAAAAACGAGTATTGTATACTCGTTTTTTATTTATGCCCTATATACAACAATAAAAGTTCCTACTTTACATAAACAGCATAGTCACTTCTTGGCAGAACTCTTCCCACAACAGAAAAGCCATTACTTTCAATCAAAGATAAATTTTCCAAAGCATCTGGTAAATCTTTTTCACTTATAGAAACTAATAAACCGCCAGAGGTTTGTGGATCATATAGCAAGTCTTCAATTGCATCTTCTATATCCTGCTCTTTTAAAACCTCATTTTCAATATGCTTTTTATTCGAATACATTCCAGCTGGAATAATTCCCATGGTAGCAAGCTCCTTGGCACCATCTATCAGCGGTACCTTATCAGCAAAAATCTCTATAGATACGCCACTACCTTTCGCCATTTCATAGACATGTCCTAAAAATCCAAAGCCTGTGATATCGGTACATGCTGAAACATCTAAGTTTTCTAAGGCTTCAAATGCATATTTATTCAACATAGACATCACCTTTACAGCCCCATCATACTGCTCCTTCGTTGCAATATCTGCTTTAATAGCGGTATTTAATACGCCAAGACCAACAGGCTTTGTCAATATTAAATAATCCCCTTCCCTAGCAGTACTATTGGCCCATACCTTTTTAGGATGAACAATTCCTGTAATAGAAAGTCCATATTTCGGTTCGTCATCTTCTACTGTATGCCCCCCGACTAATAATGCACCCGACTCCAATACTTTATCTGCACCGCCCTTTAATATCTGATTCAATATTTTGGGATCTAAGCAGTTTGGAAAACAGACAATATTCATTGCAGTTAATGGCCTTCCTCCCATGGCATAAACATCGCTTAGAGAGTTTGCCGCCGCTATTTGACCATATGTATAGGGATCATCCACTACAGGTGTAAAGAAATCTAGGGTTTGAATTAAGGCCATATCATCATTTATTTTATAAACAGCTGCATCATCCGAAGTCTCTAATCCTACAATTAGGTTTGGATCTTCTATTTTAGGTAAATCGCACAGAACCTGTGCAAGGACATCCGGTCCTAATTTTGCAGCTCAACCAGCACTTTTTGTCATTTGGGTTAATCTTCTGTTTTGATTCATATTCCTCCTCCTTCGTGATAAGAATATTCATATACCTTTTAACAATATATATTATACATGATTCATCTCATAATAAAAGCCTCTAATGCAGTTTTAAAAGGAGCTTTTCTTGAAACTGATCTTTATTTAACTGTAATTTTATCCTTGATATCGCTAAATTTTCTATCCCCAATACCACTGACATTTTTTAGGTCCTCTATAGAACCAAAGCTTCCTTTACTGGTTCTATGCTCTATAATCCGATTGGCAAGTACTTCTCCGATTCCAGGCAATGCTGTTAGTTCAGCCGCACTGGCAGTATTAATGTTTATTAAATTACTCTTGGTATCACCGCCTACTAGATTCGTGGTAGGTACATTTCCAAAAGAGCCTACGGTTAATTCTTCTCCCTCTCTAGGAATGTAAATATACTCTTCATCAATTATTTTCTTAGCTAAATTTATTTTCTTTCGATCTGCAGTTTGTTGTAGCCCTCCCGCAGCATCGATCGCATCAAAAACCCTTGAATTTGCATCCAATTCATATACGCCTGGATTTATGACGTCCCCTTCAATATGAACGATGATCTTTTTGATAATTGTGTTGTTGCTATCATTATAGGGCCTGTTCCCTTCTAATGTAGCATCCTTCTTGGCCTCATTGCTTAGCACGTATACCTTCTGCTTATTCATATAACTAGAAATAGAGAAAAAACCTACGATAAATACTACTGCAATTAATACAATGATATTCTGTTTTTTCCTCATATTTAATGCGCCCCCATTTTTTCATTTTTCTAAAAATAATCTTTTTATTATAATTCTATGGATTTACATTTTTTCCTTTTATTAAGAATAAATTTTCCTTAATTTTCTTTCATTTTTCTGATATACTAGAGGAACGAAAGTATTTTACAGGGGGTAGATTATGAGAAGTAAACCATTCTATATACTAACTATAATTTTCACATTGATTCTATCTTTCTCTTTTGAAAGCATGGTATTTGCACAAGGTCAACAGCCTGACATCAGTGCACCTTACGGAGTGTTAATCGATTACGAAACTGGCACTGTTTTATATAATAAGAATGCTCATGAAAAAGCATATCCTGCCAGTACTACCAAAGTTATGACTGCTGTTATGGTATTGGAAAATGCTAATTTAGATGATAAAGTGACGATTGATTATGATCTATATGTTGATGGCTCTAGTATGTACCTTTTAAAAGGTGAGTCTTTTACAGTACGCGAATTGCTGCAAGCCTTATTAATTCGATCCGCAAATGATGCGGCGGAAGCTCTCGCAATTCATATTGCTGGCTCAGTAGACAGCTTTGTTGAAAAAATGAATGCTCGTGCCAAAGAACTAGGCGCATTCAATACGAATTTTACAAATCCTCATGGATTGCCAGACACAAATCACGTCACTACTGCTTACGACTTAGCAATGATATCAAAGCATGCGATGACATTTGATCTTTTTAGAGAAACTGTGAAAACAGAAATGCTCATTTTAGAACCTACGGAACAAACACCGGAAACTCGATACTATAGAAATACAAATAAGTTTTTATGGGGAACAGGATCTGCTAACCATATGCTTTACAATGGAAGCTATATCAATATTAAATATGACATTATTGATGGTCTAAAAACTGGATACACAGGCGCTGCTGGCAACTGCTTGATAAGCTCCAGTTTCCAGAACGATCATCGCCTAATTTCTGTGGTACTTGGAGCAGAGGGCAATCATGTTTACTCTGATTCCAGACGATTGATTGACTATGGTTATGAAAACTTTAAGCTGATATCTCTTACCAATCATAACCTAGATTCGATTCATATTCCCATACGAAATGGTGCTCAAGATTTTGTTGCTCTTTCCATACTGAATGATAAACTTACTGTAGTCCCTCTCGGTACAGAATATACAAACATTAAGGAAAGTCTTTATTTAAATGAAAATATTCAGGCTCCGGTAAAACAAGGCGATACCTTGGGCAAACTTATTTATACCTTGGATGGGGATATTCTTGGGGAAGTAGAATTAATCGCCCAATTCAATATCAATGAGCAACCTTTTTTCAAAAAAATTTTTAGTCTTCAAAAACTTTTAATGGGTGTACTCTTTCTATTTGTATTGTGGCAAATATTTGTTGCATATTTGCGAATCCAAAAGAGAAAGCGAAGAAAGAGCTTTTCCTATGGTAAAAGAAGGGTTCCCCTATATCAATTCAACAAAAACGTTTTTAAATAAGGTATAGAAAATCCATGTATCCTAAAAGAAGTCTTGCTTCTTTACATACGATACATGGATTTTTTCTCCTCTTATTCACCAAGAATTTGTTTTTGTATGCTTCTTCCTGTTGGCGTATCTGCCAGTCCACCAAGCGCAGTTTCTCTCAACTCAAAGGGAATTGCTCTCCCTACTCTATACATGGTATCTACCACTTCATCGAAAGGAATAATGCTAGGAACCCCAGCCAGTGCTATTTCAGCAGATATTAAAGCATTGGCTGCACCCAAGGCATTTCGTTTTTGACATGGTGCTTCTACCAACCCAGCAATGGGATCACAAACCAGTCCCAAAATATTTTTAATACACATCGATGCTGCATGTAAGCTGGCTTCTGGAGATCCTCCCATAAGTTCGACCACAGCAGCAGCAGCCATTGCAGCAGCGGAACCAGTTTCAGCCTGACAGCCCCCTTCAGCACCTGCAACTGTAGCATTTCTAGTGATGATCATCCCTACGGCACTGGCCGTAATTAGGGCATTGATAATTTCCTCATCATCTAAATCAAATTCTTCTTGAATTGTAACCAATGTTCCTGGTATAATGCCGCAGGAACCAGCTGTTGGTGCAGCGACTATTTTTCCCATAGCTGCATTGACTTCTAATACCCCCATGGCACTACTAACGGCTTTTGACATAATAGAGCCGCATACAGATTTATGGTGGATGCTTCTTTCATGGATCTTCTTAGCTTCTCCTCCAATGAGTCCACTTACAGATTTAACACCTTCATTTAATGCAGTATCCACAGATTTTTTCATAATTTCCAAGCTTACGCTCATCTTTTCGCGAATATCTTCAATGCTCAGCCCAGATAAATTAACTTCCTTCTCCAGCATGATTTCATAGATTTTCTTATGATGTTTGTTGCATAGTTCGATTAATTCCTTGCCGTTTGTAAAGTTCATTGAGTTTCACCTATCCTTATTCTACTTTATATTCACCAAATAAGCCTGCGGAACCTCTGGTATGGTCTTCTTAATGTAGGTCACGATTTCAGGAGCTATCTCGTTGTCCGTTTCTATAATCATAAAGGCGTTTTGTCCCTTCGTATATCGATATACCCTCATAAAAGCAATATTGATGTCATACAAGGCTAAAACAGCCGTTACTTTAGCAATGACACCTGGTTTGTCCGTATGAGAAACGATCAATGTATCGTATTCGCCTGTAAACTTTATCTCTAGGCCGTTAATTTCATTAATTACAATATTGCCGCCGCCAATGGAAGAACCTTGCAGTTCTAATGTTTCGCTATCTTCTTTTTCAATGATTATTTTAACCGTGTTAGAGTGTACATCTCCTAAATTTCTCTCTTGAAAGCTAAAGTCGATGCCCTTCTCCTTGGCAAGGTCAAAGGAGTCCTTTATTCTTTCATCATCTGGATCGAATCCTAATATACCACCGACTAAAGCCTTATCTGTACCATGTCCACGATAAGTTTTTGCAAAAGAGCCATGGAGTAGAAAAGTCACCTTCTTCATATGACTTCCAGCCATTTTATTCGCTGCTTTACCGATTCTACAAGCGCCAGCAGTATGAGAGCTGGACGGACCGATCATGTTTGGGCCAACAACATCAAATATACTGTATTCTTTCATACACTTCTCTCCTAACGAACAATTATATTGCTTTATCCTATGATTAATGAATGACCATACAGAGTACGGTCATTCATTAATTGTTATTTAAATGTAGCGATTGCTTCTATTTCAACTCGTGCATCTTTAGGTAATCTAGCAACTTCCACACATGCTCTAGCAGGTTTATTTTCTACAAAATAACTAGCATATATTTCATTGATATCAGCAAAATCGTTCATGTCTTTAATAAATACAGTAGTTTTGACTACGTTATTTAATGTAAGACCTGCTTCCTCTAAGATTGCCTTTAAGTTCTCAATCGCTTTTACCGTCTGGTCTTTAACAGAGCCAGATATGATTGACATCGTTTCTGGGTCCATCGGTAATTGACCGGAAATAAATAGTAAATCTCCCGTCTTTATTGCTTGTGAATATGGTCCTATTGCTGCTGGTGATTTTTTAGTATTTACTACTTCCATGATTCATCCACTCCTTTTATTCATTTATTCTTATCTCGTCTAAGTAATTATAGACTGTGTATCGAGATACACAAAGAATCTTGGCTACATAATCAATTGCGCCCTTGATTAAAAAGGCACCTTGTTCATTTAATTTTTTAACCACATGAACCTTTTCATCCTTGTTCATATAAGCAACGGGTTTACCCGTATCTTCAATGGTTTGTCTTACAATATTCGTAAGGACATCGTTTACACTGTTGGATGTACTGTCATCCACATCAATATCCGTAGTTAGGCTCGTATGGATGAACTCTTCTAATGCTTTTTGCGCCAATACAAATTGGGAAATATCAATATTGATACATAAACACCCGATAATATTATCATTTTCATCCCGAATAAATGTAGTCGATGACTTTAATACATGGCCATGAGGGCTTTTATTTTTATAATTTATAATGTTACTGACGCTATCATCCTGATTCAATGCCTTGATTCCGATATCTAACATCGGACTCCCTAAAGTTCTGCCCGTTACATGACCATTATATATGGCAATGATTGACTTATGAGAGCCATTGATCTCATGCAAAACAACTTCACAGTTTTTACCGAAGGTTGCCGCTATTCCCTCAATTAAGGGAATAATGCTCTTCAATATTGGATGTATTTCTTTCTTCATAGTTTCCTCCACAGTATTAATTTAGGTATGTTCTGAAAATTGTTGAAATTAGCAACCTATTAAATGCTCAATATATTCTTGTATTCAGCATTTAATATTTTTTACATTGTCTATACTTTATTCTAATTGATTATTAATGTCAATACTTACTTTATTTGCATCTTTCCAGATACCTTCTAAGTTATAGAACATTCTATCTTCATTATGAAAGATATGAATAATAATATCTCCATAATCTAATAATACCCATCTTGCAGAGTCATAACCTTCTTTATGGATTAATTTTATATCTTCCAGCAGCAATCGGTCTTCGAGTTCGTCAACGATGGCTTTCACTTGTCTAGAAGAAGAAGCACTTGCAATAACAAAATAATCACAGATGGATGTTACTCCACCAAGGTCCAAAGCTACGATGTTGGTTCCAGATTTATCATCAATACAATGTACTACTTTCTGAACGATCCTTAGTAAATCTTTTTTCATTGAATCCCTCCTATTTTTATCTCATGATAATGAGTCTCTGTTTTATTCACTTACAATTGAATCATCATTCACCTTACTGAAATAATTGTCTTTTAATTCTTCTACGGTTTTCTTTTCCACTGCATAATACGATATCCCATTAATGGTTTTAGGTACTCCTTCTAAAGTAAGTTTAACAATATTTTCTGTATTAATGGAAGTAGCCATCATCCCTAAAGAAGCCATTTTGCTTTTAGATATATTTGTATCCACATTTCTATACGCAATATCAATTAGTTCTGGTACCTTTAATATCGTCGATGGAGAAATCGCAGTATCCAATAATGCTTTTATGAACTGTTGCTGTGCTTCAATTCTCCCTAAATCTTGATTGGCGTACCCTTTTCTGAATCGCATAAATTCAACGGATTGTTTTCCATTTAATGTCTGCAACCCTTTTTTTAGATCTATATTTAATGGAGGTGTGGCATAGGGGTCACTGTACTTCATGTTCATTGGAACATCTATTTCCACGCCGCCTAAAGCATCTACCACCTCTATTACAGCATTATAATTGATTCTAACATAATATGTAATATCGATTTCTAAAAATTCTTCCACTGTTTTAACCAACAGCTCCGGCCCGCCATAAGCATGGGCATGATTAATTTTATCGAAATTTTTTCTGCCTGGAATTTTAACCCGTGTATCCCTGGGTATGGAGATCATGGTAGGTCTCTCTTTTTTAGAATCCATTGTAAGTAGCATGATACTATCCGACCGGGAATGGTTGCTTTTTTCTTTATCCGGTGAATCTACACCAAATACAAGGATATTAATACGATCTTTTTTGTTGGATAGAACATCCAATGGATTACCCATATTTGTATTTTCATCGATTACAATGAAGGGATTGGCCTTATAGATATTAAATAAACTGCCGCCCACCAATAAGATGGCTACAATGAATATGATTGGAACAATTTTCACTTTTCTTGCCTTATTTTTTCCCATAAGTCACCTCTTTACGCTTAAGTTGTATTATAATCTCATTTCTAGCTTCAATCGTATTTGTGTGCAATAAGCTCCCCATGGATAGAACATATCCTATGGTGTTATTCAAGGCTTGAACCATTGCCTTATCTAGACCTTCTTCTGAAATCAGCCTCAAATCTTCAACCCCTGGATAATCCCTACCTAATTCTATAAAATCGGCTAAGTAAATTATTTTTTCTAGTTTACTCATTCCTTTTCTTCCAGTGGTATGATATTCAATTGCATTTAGTATATCTTCATTGTCTATATTATAACTGATCCTAGCAATATGTGCGCCCACTTTTCCATGCAATAACTGATAGGTACTTTGCATAATTTCATCGGTCTTTAAATCGTATTGATTCATATATTGCATTAATTCTTCCTTGGAATAATTCTTTGCGTAATCATGAAATAAGGCTGCGATATATGCCGATTCTTCGTTTTCATCGTATTTTCTCGCCAGATAAACAGCCGCATCTATTACGCCTAAAATATGACGGTATCTGCGCTCTGACACGTTATTTTTCAACTGTTGATGAATCTGTCTAATGACCTCTTCTCTCAATATTATCACTCCATTAATCCTCGTATAGGTGATGATTCCGTATATATTCCTCTACATCATAAGGAAGAAGATACTTTATGCTTCTACCTTCTTGAACCCTTTTCCGTATGTCTGTGGATGAAATATCCAATGTTGGAATATCTATCTTAAAAACCTTTGCGTTAAATTTTTCGGTAAACTGGCTGATTTTTTCCTCTAGCACCATGGGATTGCTTATGGTTCTAGTCATAACGATAAAGTTCGTTAGACTCAAAAGTTTCTGATATTCTTTCCAGGTTTCTAACCCAACAAAAGCATCCGTTCCTGTAATAAAATAAAGGTCCGTCTCTTCTCCATATTGGCATCTCAATATTTTAATGGTTTCTATGGTGTAGGATTTTTCCTGTTTCATGATTTCCATATCCGAAGCCTCAAAGTTTTGATTATCTTCAATGGCCAGTTTTATCATCTGGAAGCGATGACCACTATCTGTAATCAGCTTTTCGTTTTTATGAGGAGGGTCTCCTGCCGGTATGAACAATACCTTATCCAATTGAAACACATCGAGGGCAGTCTCGGCAATAAACAAATGTCCACAATGGATTGGATCAAAGGTTCCACCCATAATTCCTATTTTTCTTTTCTCCACCATTCTTTGATTTGAGCTCATATCTTCAGCCACGTATAGGGTCTCCTTTAACATTTATATTCACTTAGCAAAAAAGCCAGTGACATGCACTAGCGCTTTGGCAACTCTATTTTAGGATTCTCATGATTTTTACGATAGATCACAAATTTATTTCCTATGGCTTGTACAAATTCAGCTCGTACCTTCTGTGCCACCTCATTTGCAGTTTCTTTTGTTTCTAATAGGCTGGTCTCCAAAATTGTAACCTTAACAATTTCTCGCGAATTTAAAGCCAAATCCAATTGCTCTAGAAAGGCATCCGTTATACCAGATTTCCCAATTTGCGTGATCGGTTTCAATCCATTGGCTATACTTTTTAAATAACTTCTTTGTTTTCCTGTTAGCATTATTCTACTCCTTTATGCTTCTATTTATTTTCTAATTAAAATACTCAAATTCTACACTGTACATCTTCACTAAATCGCCCTCAGAAATTCCAGCTTCTTTCAATCGATCAATAACGCCTCTGTTTCTCAACACTTTTTGGAAATAGCTTAAGGAGTCTATGTCATCAAAATTCGTGGAGTTAATTAATCTTTCAATAAATCGGCCTTCTACAATGTATACATCATTCTCCCTAGTAACCGTAAAGTGATATTTATCCTCTGTCTCCTCGTATTTATATACCTTCTCTTCTTTTGGCGCAGTGTCTGCTTTTAAAGCTTCTATTTCCTCTAGTTCTTTCAATCGCTTTGATACATAGCTTAAAAGCTCATCCAAGCCCTGGCTTGTAGCAGCAGATATTGGAAATACCTCAATTCCTCTTTCGCTTAAAACTGCTTTCAATTTTTCTAAATTATCTTCCGCACCTGGAATATCAGTTTTATTCGCTGCCACTACTTGTGGTTTTTCTGCCAACTTCTCATTATATAAATGCAGTTCTTGATTTATCTTTTCAAAATCCTCCAGCGGGTCTCTTCCTTCTAGTCCAGCTACATCCAATACATGAATCAGTAGCTTCGTACGTTCAACATGTCTTAGAAATTCATGTCCAAGGCCTGTTCCTTCGTGAGCTCCTTCTATTAATCCTGGGATATCTGCTAAAACAAAGCTGTCACCAAATTTAGTTCGAACCACCCCTAAGTTCGGTGTCAATGTTGTAAAGTGATAATTGGCAATTTTAGGCTTTGCACTTGTGACGACGGACAATAGCGTAGATTTTCCAACATTCGGAAATCCTACCAATCCTACATCTGCAATTAATTTCAATTCTAATACTACAGTTAGCTCCTGTCCTCTTTCTCCAGCAATAGCAAACCTTGGGGCCTGTCTAACAGAAGACTTAAAGTGACTATTACCTTTCCCGCCTTTTCCACCTCTTGCTACCACTACCTGATCCTCAGAGCCCGTCAAGTCGGCAATAATCTCGCCAGTGTTCTCTTCTCTCACAATAGTTCCCGGTGGCACTTTCAATACGAGATCAGTACCATCTTTTCCATACATATTTCTATTTTTTCCATCTTCTCCATTTTCAGCAGAATAATGTTTTTGATATCGAAAATCCATTAAAGTTCTCATGCCTTCATCTACTTGGAAAATAATATTTCCACCCTTACCACCGTCGCCGCCGGCAGGTCCTCCTGCTGGAACATAAATCTCTCTTCTAAAAGCAACGGCACCATCGCCGCCTTTTCCAGCCTTTAAATATATTTTTGCTTTATCTATAAACATATAATCACCTCAACTATTACTATAATCTAGCTTTGTAAGTACCATAATTATAGCAATATATAATTATACACACTCTTCACTATTTTACCATTTTATTATATCAATAATCAGTCTGATGTCAACTAAATTTAGTATAACCATACATGTTGCAAAGAAAACATATAAATTCTGATCCCATACTAAAATACAACTTTCACATTAAAAAAACCGCCTTGGGCGGTTTTTTAGTTAGCAGCTACTGTATTTTCTCTTGGATAAATACTAACTTGCTTTTTATCTTTACCTTTTCTTTCGAACTTAACAATTCCATCTGCTGTTGCAAAAAGAGTATCGTCAGATCCCTTTCCTACGTTAACACCAGGATGGATTTTTGTTCCTCTTTGTCTTACTAGAATATTACCAGCTGTAACAAACTGTCCATCTGCTCTTTTTACGCCTAGTCTTTTGGAAATACTGTCACGACCGTTTTTGGAGCTACCTACCCCTTTTTTGCTGGCGAATAATTGAAGATCTATTCTAAATAACATGACTTACACCTCCTTGTCATGAATCTCAATATATTGTGGATAACTCTCTTGAATATTTTTTAGTCCAAGGAGCATCGTATCCATTAAAAGCTTTATGTCATATAGCTCTTTTTCCGTTAAATTCATTGGCAATCTACATTTTAGATATCCGCTCTTTATTTCATGTTCGATAGCAACCTGCGCTACTTCATAGAGCCCTAAGACTGTGGTCTGTGTTAAAACAGAAACCGCAGCACATACGATATCCTGTCCAGGTTCTGCCGCATAGGCATGACCTGTTACAATAAATTGTTCAATGCCTTTCTTCCGATTACGATAAATAGAAATTGATATCATAGACTAATTCCTAAGCATTAATCTTCTCAATAACTAATTTTGTGTACGGTTGACGATGTCCTTGCTTTCTTCTATAATCCTTTTTCGGCTTATATTTGAAAATGATGATTTTCTTAGCTTTTCCTTGTTCAAGAACTTTAGCTTCAACTTTAGCTCCTGCAACCATTGGCGCTCCAACAGTTAAGTTACCATCTTTTGAAACTGCTAATACACTGTCAATTGT
Above is a genomic segment from Alkaliphilus oremlandii OhILAs containing:
- a CDS encoding ribosomal-processing cysteine protease Prp; amino-acid sequence: MISISIYRNRKKGIEQFIVTGHAYAAEPGQDIVCAAVSVLTQTTVLGLYEVAQVAIEHEIKSGYLKCRLPMNLTEKELYDIKLLMDTMLLGLKNIQESYPQYIEIHDKEV
- the rplU gene encoding 50S ribosomal protein L21, whose translation is MYAIIETGGKQYRVQEGDTLFVEKLDANQGDIVTIDSVLAVSKDGNLTVGAPMVAGAKVEAKVLEQGKAKKIIIFKYKPKKDYRRKQGHRQPYTKLVIEKINA
- the rpmA gene encoding 50S ribosomal protein L27 codes for the protein MLFRIDLQLFASKKGVGSSKNGRDSISKRLGVKRADGQFVTAGNILVRQRGTKIHPGVNVGKGSDDTLFATADGIVKFERKGKDKKQVSIYPRENTVAAN
- the obgE gene encoding GTPase ObgE, giving the protein MFIDKAKIYLKAGKGGDGAVAFRREIYVPAGGPAGGDGGKGGNIIFQVDEGMRTLMDFRYQKHYSAENGEDGKNRNMYGKDGTDLVLKVPPGTIVREENTGEIIADLTGSEDQVVVARGGKGGKGNSHFKSSVRQAPRFAIAGERGQELTVVLELKLIADVGLVGFPNVGKSTLLSVVTSAKPKIANYHFTTLTPNLGVVRTKFGDSFVLADIPGLIEGAHEGTGLGHEFLRHVERTKLLIHVLDVAGLEGRDPLEDFEKINQELHLYNEKLAEKPQVVAANKTDIPGAEDNLEKLKAVLSERGIEVFPISAATSQGLDELLSYVSKRLKELEEIEALKADTAPKEEKVYKYEETEDKYHFTVTRENDVYIVEGRFIERLINSTNFDDIDSLSYFQKVLRNRGVIDRLKEAGISEGDLVKMYSVEFEYFN